A window of Waddliaceae bacterium genomic DNA:
GGTGAAAAATTGGGGTTTGTTACTTTTTATTGCAGGGGCGGCAGAGCGCCCTAGGAAACTTTGTGGTAAAAAAATCGGTAGCGCGTAACATCAGTCAGTTAGTATTTTGGCGGTCCATCTCTTTACTGCGATGTATTGCTGCTTCAATGGCGTTGTTGATAGTACCAGGCATCTTTTCTTTATCGAAAACTTCTATGGCTTCGGCGGTGGAACCCCCAGGGCTTGTAACTTCTTTGCGGAGTTCTTGTGGAGATTTCCCAGAGCTTTTTAATAGCTTAATGGCGCCATAACACGTTTCTATAACTAAATTCAACGCCGTCTTTTCGTCGAAACCCCTTTGTATCGCCGAAGCAGCCAAGGCTTCTATCATATAGAAAAAATATGCGGGGCCAGAACCCGATAAAGCGGAGATTGCGTCGAACATATCTTCTTTTATTACGAGCGTCGTCCCCAAAGACTGAAAGAGCTTTTGTGTTTTCTTGATGTCTTCTTCAGTACATCGATCTCCTATGCATAATGCCGAAACTCCAGAGCATACTGAAACAGGGGTGTTTGGCATGACTCTTATAATGTGTCCTTTGCCAGACAGATACTTTTGTAATGTTTCAGTGGTAACACCGCCAGCGACGCTTACAACTAGGGTTTCAGGGAGAATATACTCCGATAAAGATTTCGAAACATCTTCGAGATCCTGAGGCTTCACAGCCATAAGGATAAGTTCACAGCGGGCAAGGTCTTGTAAAGATGAGGCGAAGCAGATGCCTATAGTGCTTTCGATATGTTTCTGTCTTACTTCGTTCTTCTCAAAGGCGATGATGTCATCCTTTGTAAAAACACCAGAAGATATCGCTCCAGAAATTATTGCTAACCCCATATTACCAACGCCGATAATGCCAATTTTTTTGTTGCTCATGATTTTTTTCTCAACTGTTTGATGATGTTTCGTGCTCTTTTTACCTGCTTGATGACCATACTTGGGTCGTCGTTATTTTCTACCATCCAACAAGCGCTTAAAATTAGCCTGACGAATACCCAGTCTTTGAGGCGCTGGAAATTTATGTTCAAAGCATCAGAAAGAACTTTGGCGCGCCTTTCAAATAAAATAGGGATGTCATGTCTGTGCAACTCAGAATCATGTATAAAGTCAAACCAGGCGACTTCGAATTCTATTTCACCGATGACACCTTTAGGGTCAATGGCAACGCAAGTTTTACCATCTGAAAGGATATTGTCATGATGCAAGTCGCCATGAAGCAATAATTCATTTTTTGATGTGGCGAGCAACCTATTTTTTAAGAAAAGAGCCCGCTCGAGTAAACCTTCAGGAAATTTAGATTTGTCAGCATTATCAATAGCAACGAGCCAAGAGCTTATATGTTCGAACTCATCGTTTGCTGGATGAGGAACAGAAATAAACTGCCGTACCACTGCTGCATAATAATCTATTACGTCTTCTGCTCGATGAGGAAAAATACAGCATAATGAATCACCTGGTAAGACCTGCTCTAATAAAACAGCATGCTCTTCAGCATTATGGGCTAGCAATTTAACCATGCCATAGCCAGAAAAATGCTGTAGCGCTTTTACTTCACTACAAATGAGCTTTTCATCGCAACTGATCTTAAGAACGACAGGGGAGTTGTCATTTCGGACGGCCTTAGCAACATAATTCCAAGACATATTGTCTATAGGCTGTATATTAGATAGACTCCACTGCTTCGCCAGCTTTTTAGTGATATTAGGTAGGGCAGCAAGCCAGCTTTTGCCTTTGTTGCCTAAGAAGTTTGTGATGTTTTTTTCTAATGTTTGCATTGAGAGTGTTTTGATTCTGTTATGATTTTGATGATATTTCGTGCTTTTTTGGACTGCTTGGTCTGTTCTTGTTTCCAGGCTTCAATAGTTTCTTTGTGGGAAGCCGCGGGTTTTTTCGATATATAGTCTTGAGTGAACCTAATATACCTCCACTCATCTTTAGGGGTAGGCTTCTTTTTTTTGTTGGCTTGATGTTGCCACTGCCAGAAGTCGGCGAACCCTTGGAAAGATGGTGGGTCGCCAGACATCCAACGCTCTTTTATCCAGTCTATGCCGAAAGCGGTGAAATGAAAATGATCGCCGACTAATGTCTTCATGAAAGCACGCACCGCTGCATTGTTCTTATAGCTGCCGTAGAGGATAAGCGTTTCTGGTAGCAGGGGATAGTTAATTCCTTTTTTCGCTTTCGATGCTTCAGGGAAATTCTGCGTCTTGGCAAGCTCGCCAGTTTTTAAGAAGTGCAGAATCCTATGAATGAGAATACCCTTGATGCCGGAAAAGGGGAGGCCTAGCTGTTTGCATGTATCTCTCAACTCTGGGACATGCATAAAAAGAAGAGATTCTTTCAACTCTTGAAAAATTTCATTCATAATCAGACCTCGATTTTTTCTAGGCATTTTTTTTCTGTGATTGCAACCTATCATTCACCATCCTATTTCCGAACTACCAACTCCGAACTTTCTATGGCAAAGGACAGGTTGCAATCACTGGTAGTATTGTACTCAAGAGCGTTTTGTTTGAAAACCACTAATGACTTTCTAGCTGAGGACGCCGGACTTTTATTTTTTTATTATTTATAATACTTAATATTTTAATTAAGGCTTTATTAATGAGACTGTTGCAGAAATAGTCTCTGTGATGTAGTCTGCTGAAGCATTACTTATTATTTATTATAAAAACCAGGGCGGAAACATCATGAAAAAAATACTTTTTGTAATTTTTACGATATTCACTTCATACGCATGTGCAGAAGCTGAAATAGGAATAGTTGATAGTAAAGAAGAAACTATGATCGCAGACAAACCCGTTCTTGAGGATGGTCGGCAATATCACTTACATACCGCTCCCAATGATTTAGCCAGACATTGCATATTGGTCGGCTCGCCAGAACGTGCTGAGCTTATCGCCACAGAATTTTTTACCGATAGCAAGGAGGTTGGTAGCAACCGTGGGCTGAAGTCCTTTACTGGAAAATATAAGGGCATGCCGATTTCCGTGGTAACTACTGGCATGGGAAGCGCCTCTACTGGAGTTGTTCTGCCAGAAGCAGTACGCTCAGGAGCAGGAGTTTTTATCAGAGTAGGTAGCTGTGGTGTGCTTCAGCCAGGATACGACTGTGGTTCAGCGCTTATCAGCAGCGCCGCTTGCCGCTATGACGGCGCTAGCGATAATTGGGCTCCAATAGAATGGCCTGCCGTTGCCGATTGGAGGGTCGTTGCCGCCCTGAAGCAGGCTTCTGAAAATATGGGCAAGGACTGCCCTGTAGGTATCAGCGTGACGACAACATGCTTCAATGAAGGGCAGGCACGTCCAGACGACGACGGATATATTCCACCACGCCTTCTAGAACAGCATAATGAGCTTGTTCAGCGAGGAGCCCTGTTCTATTCAATGGAAGAAGCTACCATCTTTGTTTGGTGTTCAACACACGGAAACTTTCCGTGTTCCTCAATAGACACGGTCTATGCTAACCGTATAAACAACACTTTTCAGGCAGGAAATGACCAAGAAACGGCCGAGATTGCATTGGAAGCTATGTTGTTGCTGAAAGAGTTGTAAAAAAGCTACGAGTTTTTTATGCAATCTCGGAGTTCAACTCCGAGATTGCACGGATTTGAAGCCCTATATGCCTACATCGTCTTCTCTGTGAACTCCGTGCCTCCGTGGTGAAAAATCCTATCTCCGAACTCCGGACTACCAACACCGAACTTTCTATTGCAAAGGACGGGTCGCAATCATGGGCTATAAAAGATGATATTAACCTTTTCTTCGGTGATGAGGCCTTTTTTTATTATGCTAGACAACAAGGGTTTCACCTTTTCGATGTTGTCTTTTGTATCGGTAACCTCGATGACAATGGGAAGGTCTGTCGAAAGGCGTAATATCGAAGTAGTATGTACGCGGCTTGTCTTCCCGAAACCTGTTATCCCTCGTAAAACAATAGCTTCTGCGATATCTTCTTTTTTTAGGATCTCGATGATATGCTTATATAATTTCTTCCCCTTATATTCGTCAGACTCCCCAATGAAGATCCTTAATAATATTGCTTCAGATTCTTTTTTCATGATCATACCCTCCATATGTCGACAGCGATAAATTTCCCTAAATATATGCCGGCGAATGTTAATAGTATAGTACTTACGACGTTGATAGTAAGTAGCAACATTTCTTTCTGCTCCAGTAGCTTGAACGACTCATAGCTGAATGTCGACATCGTTGTAAAAGCTCCTAAAACACCGACGGTGAGAAATATTCTGGTATCTTCGTTAAAGATACCTTTGTATTCCGAAAGATACATTATCAAGCCAAGGAAAAAACTTCCGATGAAGTTTACTCCCAGCGTTCCTAACGGGAAGGCAACGACATCGTTTTGTATCCATCCGCTCATCAAGTATCGTAATATTGCTCCGAAAAAACCTCCGATGCCAATAAGTAA
This region includes:
- a CDS encoding pyrroline-5-carboxylate reductase yields the protein MSNKKIGIIGVGNMGLAIISGAISSGVFTKDDIIAFEKNEVRQKHIESTIGICFASSLQDLARCELILMAVKPQDLEDVSKSLSEYILPETLVVSVAGGVTTETLQKYLSGKGHIIRVMPNTPVSVCSGVSALCIGDRCTEEDIKKTQKLFQSLGTTLVIKEDMFDAISALSGSGPAYFFYMIEALAASAIQRGFDEKTALNLVIETCYGAIKLLKSSGKSPQELRKEVTSPGGSTAEAIEVFDKEKMPGTINNAIEAAIHRSKEMDRQNTN
- a CDS encoding phosphotransferase produces the protein MQTLEKNITNFLGNKGKSWLAALPNITKKLAKQWSLSNIQPIDNMSWNYVAKAVRNDNSPVVLKISCDEKLICSEVKALQHFSGYGMVKLLAHNAEEHAVLLEQVLPGDSLCCIFPHRAEDVIDYYAAVVRQFISVPHPANDEFEHISSWLVAIDNADKSKFPEGLLERALFLKNRLLATSKNELLLHGDLHHDNILSDGKTCVAIDPKGVIGEIEFEVAWFDFIHDSELHRHDIPILFERRAKVLSDALNINFQRLKDWVFVRLILSACWMVENNDDPSMVIKQVKRARNIIKQLRKKS
- a CDS encoding nucleoside phosphorylase, whose product is MKKILFVIFTIFTSYACAEAEIGIVDSKEETMIADKPVLEDGRQYHLHTAPNDLARHCILVGSPERAELIATEFFTDSKEVGSNRGLKSFTGKYKGMPISVVTTGMGSASTGVVLPEAVRSGAGVFIRVGSCGVLQPGYDCGSALISSAACRYDGASDNWAPIEWPAVADWRVVAALKQASENMGKDCPVGISVTTTCFNEGQARPDDDGYIPPRLLEQHNELVQRGALFYSMEEATIFVWCSTHGNFPCSSIDTVYANRINNTFQAGNDQETAEIALEAMLLLKEL
- a CDS encoding DUF190 domain-containing protein — its product is MKKESEAILLRIFIGESDEYKGKKLYKHIIEILKKEDIAEAIVLRGITGFGKTSRVHTTSILRLSTDLPIVIEVTDTKDNIEKVKPLLSSIIKKGLITEEKVNIIFYSP
- the crcB gene encoding fluoride efflux transporter CrcB; this encodes MHMLLLIGIGGFFGAILRYLMSGWIQNDVVAFPLGTLGVNFIGSFFLGLIMYLSEYKGIFNEDTRIFLTVGVLGAFTTMSTFSYESFKLLEQKEMLLLTINVVSTILLTFAGIYLGKFIAVDIWRV